The genomic region TTCCCGTGGTATTCCGCTGACCAACCCATACTCTGGTGGTCACCCGATCCTCGCATGGTGTTGTATCCGGACAAGGTCCACATTCCCAAACGCCTGAAACGCTTTTTAAAAAAGCATCCGTACGAATTGCGCTTTGACCGCGCATTCCGTCAAGTCATCGAAGCCTGTGCCCAACCCCGCTATCCGGGTGATGGCACCTGGATCATGCCCGAAATGATCAACGCCTATTGTGAATTGCATAAAAACGGACACGCGCATTGCCTGGAAATCTGGCGAACTGATAAAGAACAAGAAAAACTGGTCGGAGGAATTTATGGCATCGCAATCGGGCAGGTATTCTTTGGAGAATCCATGTTCAGTCTCGAGGACAATGCCTCCAAACTGGCATTTATTAGCCTCGCCAAACACCTGGAACACTGGGGTTATCAACTTCTGGACGCCCAGGTTGAGTCCGATCACCTGCGCACCCTAGGGTGTGAGCTTATTCCCAGAGACGCATTTTCAGTCATCCTGGATTCAGCTTGCCCTGTCACAATGAGCCACGACTGGGAACTAATTCCTGAAATATTAGTCACTTAGTCGTGATTCAGTCGATTTTCGCAGGCTGTAAAGTGCTTGCATAGTTCGCCTTAAGTGTGGACAATGCCGCCTTCGCAGGAGCGCAGGAATCAACCGAGTCTCTTGTTTAACTAGAGTAGGAGAACGCCGAAAGCAATGGCAAAAGAAGACGCTATACAAATGGAGGGTACGATTATTGATACCTTGCCAAACACCACATTCAAGGTCGAACTTGAAAATGGTCACACAGTTATCGCACACATCTCAGGACGTATGCGTAAAAACTATATCCGTATCCTCACCGGCGACAAAGTCACGGTCGAGTTAACCCCGTACGACTTGAGTAAAGGCCGTATTGTGTACAGAGCGAGATAATAGCGTCAGGCAGTTTTAGCCCTAATAGAAATTAGAAAGCCCGATGAGAGATCATCGGGCTTTTATTTTGCGTGGCCCGCAATAGGATTATGCATATACGTGTTCAAATGAATTGCCATTATCGTAGGATGGGCAAAGATCGCAGATCGTGCCCATCAATAGTAAACTGCGATCGTCATTTCCCTGCCGTGATCTCTTCCGGCTCCGGTGCTTCGTCTTCGCGTGGATCACGCGGATCAAAGGTCAATGATATTTCATCGTTTTTAATCCCGATCAACACATGCCCGCCAAATTGCAATTCACCAAATAACAATTCTTCGGCCAATGGTCGCTTGATCTTTTCCTGGATGAGTCTTGCCATCGGACGCGCGCCCATTTTCGGATCAAAACCGTGTTCAGCCAACCAGGCCATGGCATCCGCATCAAGTTCGATGGTGATGTCCTTGTCTTCAAGTTGCGATTCCAGTTCGACTACCAGTTTATCCACCACACGTTTGATCACATCCAGCTTCAGGCTGTTGAACATCACCACGGCATCCAGACGATTACGGAATTCCGGAGAGAAGGATTTCTTGATCGCTTCAGCCCCATCACTGGAATGATCCTGGGTAGTAAAGCCGATCGATGCACGCGACATGTCGGCGGCGCCGGCATTCGAGGTCATGATAATGATGACATTGCGGAAATCAGCCACGCGGCCATTATTGTCGGTCAATCGGCCATGATCCATGACTTGTAACAGGAGATTGAATACATCGGGGTGTGCCTTTTCAATCTCATCCAGTAACAACACACAATGCGGGTGTTTATTAATGGCTTCGGTGAGCAGACCGCCCTGGTCATAGCCCACATATCCCGGAGGAGCACCGATCAAACGCGAGACGGTATGACGCTCCATGTATTCCGACATGTCAAAACGCACCAGTTCGATACCGAGGATATGCGCCAGTTGTTTGGTCACTTCGGTTTTACCCACACCGGTAGGACCGGCGAACAAATACGAACCCACTGGCTTTTCTTCTTCACGTAAGCCGCTGCGGGCCAGTTTGATGGCCGAAGCGATGGTTTCGACCGCTTCGTCTTGACCAAAAATAGTGAATTTCAAATTGCGTTCCAGGTTTCGCAACACATCTTTATCCGAAGACGAAACATTTTTCTCGGGAATGCGCGCGATACGTGCTATGGTTCTTTCCACATCTTCAATCCGAACCACACTTTGCTTTTTATTGTCCAGTTCGTTCAAGCGCAAACCGGCACCAACCTCATCGATCACGTCAATCGCTTTGTCGGGTAAATGGCGTTCATTGATATAGCGAGCCGACAGATCCACCGCGGCTTTAAGCACATCATCGGGGTAATATACACCGTGGTGTTCTTCAAATTTGTCGCGCAAGCCTTTGAGAATTTCGATAGTTTCCGGAACACTTGGCTCGGGCACATCCACCTTGCGGAAACGTCTGGCCAGGGCGCGGTCTTTTTCAAAAATCCCGCGATATTCCTGATAGGTGGTCGAACCAATACAACGTAACTGACCATTGGCCAAGACCGGCTTGATCAAATTGGACGCATCCATAGTGCCACCGGACGTAGCACCAGCGCCAATGATGGTATGGATCTCGTCGATAAATAAAATGGCTTTGGGAATATCTCGCAAACCGTGCAAAACACCCTTAAGGCGTTTTTCGAAGTCGCCACGATATTTAGTGCCGGCGATCAGATCACCAAGGTCCAGAGAATAGATCACACAATCACTAATGGCATCGGGCACTTCACCGTTCACAATACGCAAGGCCAGGCCCTCGGCCAATGCCGTTTTACCCACACCGGCCTCACCAACAAATAATGGATTGTTCTTGCGACGTCTGCACAGGATCTCCATGGTGCGTTGTAATTCGACATCACGCCCGATAAGCGGGTCGATCTCACCATCTTTGGCCAATTCATTGAGGTTGCGGGTAAATTTTTGCAGTGGCGATTTTTCAACTTCGGCTTCTGCATCAGCTGCTTGTTCCAGATTTTCATCTGCCGTGGCGAAATCATCGGAATTTTTGCTTATGCCATGCGAAATGTACTGCACCACATCCAGCCGCGTCACCCCATGCGCTTCAAGAATGTCTACCGCATGAGTTTGTTTTTCACCAAAAATTGAAACCAGCACATTGGCCGGGGTAACGGTTTTTTTGCCACTGGATTGCACATGATAAACCGCTCTTTGTAATACGCGTTGAAAACCCAGTGTAGGTTGCACGTCTTGCTCTACTTCAGGTGGTATGCGTGGAGTAGTTTCATCCAGATATTCTTCCAGACTGATCTGTACCGACTGCACATTGGCGTCACAAGCCTTGAGTATTTCAATAGTTTGAGGGGCTGCAAGTAAATGCAACAACAAATGCTCGACCGTTATGAACTCATGCCGCTCTTCACGGGCATTTTCAAAGGCGGCATTTAAACAAAATTCTAATTCGGGACTAAACATAATTTACTCTTGGTTTACTACAGATTTACAAACTGGTTAGTGACTGAATAATTCAGGCTTTTTCCATATCGCACATCAAGGGATGTTGATTTTGCCGTGAAAACTGGTTGACCTGGTTAACTTTGGTGTTGGCAATATCGAATGGGTATACACCGCATACACCTTTGCCCTTGGTGTGCACTTCGAGCATGATACGCGTAGATGTGATCGGGTCTTTATTAAAAAAACTTTCCAGAATACTCACCACAAATTCCATCGGAGTGTAATCGTCATTCAATAACACCACGTTGTACATGGGTGGTTTTTGGGTTTTGGGTTTACTTGGCGCAACCAGTACACCAACCCCGTTATCTCCGTCATCGATTTGCGGATTGTCTGGATTACCCTGATTTAGGCGAATTACATTGCTCTTCATAACAAACATTATACGCTGATAAAAGCGTGACAAAATTGAGGAATATTCCTCTACTTACCCAGACTTAGATTGGGGCAAATACAAATAATTCAAACTTAAATAAAATTGAATTTGATGTTTTTTTGCTCAGTTATTTACTGGTATAAACAAACACCCCGTCCCAACCTGGTGCCGGCGGGGTCTCGAGGAAACCTTCGAGACGCTCCAGATACAATTGGAACAAATAGCGCTCGGGATATTCGGACTTTAACTCATGAAAGGTTCGAATCGCGGTACTCCAGTCCTGATTGCGATAGGCCTGTAAGGCTTGAGTGTATTTTTCCAGCATTTTGGCCTGTTCATCACTCACAGAGGAAATATTCCCAAGTGGTTCAAAGATCGAAACCGCGGTGTCTTTTCCTTTTACTTTGACTATATCGAGTTCCAGACACAAACTATCGTCGAGTTCTTTACGTGTAGCCTCACCTAATAAAATGCCAACTTCGTAATTTCGGGTCAATGCCTCAAGGCGTGCAGCCAGGTTAACCGCATCACCAATTGCCGTATAGGCCATACGGAATTCGGAGCCCATGTTCCCAACCCGGACTTTTCCGGTGTTCAGACCGATACAGATCGAGATATTCGGCAAGCCGCGTGCCGTGAGATTGTTATTTACTTGTTGCATTTTCTCCTGCATCAAAAAGGCCGCTTCAAGGGCATCGTGCGCGTGGTTTTCATTTGGCAATGGCGCGCCCCAGAAAGCCATAATCGCATCACCCATGTATTTGTCGATGGTGCCACGCTTGGAGTGGATAACTTCAGTCATGATGGTCAGGAACTCACTCAACAATTCGGTGACCTGTTCCGGAGTCAGTGCTTCTGACAAGGGGGTAAAACCCCGAATGTCAGCAAACATCACCGTGAGTTCGGCTTCTTGAGTATCCATGGAGTAATGTGAAAGATCCTGCTCCATTTCATTGACCAGTTCGGGTGGCACATACTGACCAAAAAGCTTCGACAGTTGTTTTTTACCGCGGGACTCAACAAAGTAGCCAAACAGCATATGGGCAAGAAACAATAAAATTGTAAACAGTACACTCGCGACCAGCGGCAAGACAATATTTTCATTCCAGACAATCATATTGAGCAATAACAAACCAACAAGCACAAGCAGTGTGAATGTAACACTGAAGCCGACCGAGAATCGTGGATACAACAAGGTTGCCAATAGGCCAATAATTATTATCAAGGCCAACTCCATCAGTTTACCGGATTCATCTTTTTCCATGATATTGCCAAGAATGATCCCGGACACCATGTTGGCATTGATCTCTACCCCGGGAAAATTCTCTGATACCGGTGCAACCCGTAGATCACGTAGCCCGGAAGCTCTGGAACCAACCAATACCACTTTGTCTCTTAATATTTTCTTGTCGACGTTGTTATTTAATACATCAATAGCTGAAATGTATGCAAAGGATCCCTCAAGCCCTCGATACGGCACCAGCATTTCCAGTTTGTCTCCAACCGGATACACATTATCGCCAAGAATAATCGATGAAACATTCTCGCGAGTCAGGGGAGCGCTTGGGTCAAACTCTTCGTGCCCGAAACCGATCGTATTTATACCCAAGGCCTTACGTGCTACGGCCATCGACAAAGATTCATAAACCTTATCCCCTTTTTGTGACAACATTGCAATTGAACGGATTTTTCCGTCATCGTCAATAATTAGAGGATTAAAGTTTCCACCTGCATTGCTTGCTGACTGCAATACAGTGTAATTTCCAATGTGACCATTTGTTGGAATGAGTGGCAAAATTCCCAATTCCGGATTATTTTGTAAATCAATTATTGGTGGCGGTAATTCACCAATCTCGATGATTTCATCGGGATCGTCGGTATAACTGGTAGTGAACCCCAATACAACATTGCGACCACGAATACTGTCTGCAAACATTTTATCGCGATCGCGTTGTGCTCGAATCTCGTCAAGCTTGAGTTGTTCAACTATATCCGGGTCCTTTATTTTTGCTTCAAGTTCGTCTAGTAGATCCAGATCATCGTGTCGATCCCGCTCGGGAAACTGCACATCAAAACCGAGCACAT from Gammaproteobacteria bacterium harbors:
- the infA gene encoding translation initiation factor IF-1 — its product is MAKEDAIQMEGTIIDTLPNTTFKVELENGHTVIAHISGRMRKNYIRILTGDKVTVELTPYDLSKGRIVYRAR
- the clpA gene encoding ATP-dependent Clp protease ATP-binding subunit ClpA, whose amino-acid sequence is MFSPELEFCLNAAFENAREERHEFITVEHLLLHLLAAPQTIEILKACDANVQSVQISLEEYLDETTPRIPPEVEQDVQPTLGFQRVLQRAVYHVQSSGKKTVTPANVLVSIFGEKQTHAVDILEAHGVTRLDVVQYISHGISKNSDDFATADENLEQAADAEAEVEKSPLQKFTRNLNELAKDGEIDPLIGRDVELQRTMEILCRRRKNNPLFVGEAGVGKTALAEGLALRIVNGEVPDAISDCVIYSLDLGDLIAGTKYRGDFEKRLKGVLHGLRDIPKAILFIDEIHTIIGAGATSGGTMDASNLIKPVLANGQLRCIGSTTYQEYRGIFEKDRALARRFRKVDVPEPSVPETIEILKGLRDKFEEHHGVYYPDDVLKAAVDLSARYINERHLPDKAIDVIDEVGAGLRLNELDNKKQSVVRIEDVERTIARIARIPEKNVSSSDKDVLRNLERNLKFTIFGQDEAVETIASAIKLARSGLREEEKPVGSYLFAGPTGVGKTEVTKQLAHILGIELVRFDMSEYMERHTVSRLIGAPPGYVGYDQGGLLTEAINKHPHCVLLLDEIEKAHPDVFNLLLQVMDHGRLTDNNGRVADFRNVIIIMTSNAGAADMSRASIGFTTQDHSSDGAEAIKKSFSPEFRNRLDAVVMFNSLKLDVIKRVVDKLVVELESQLEDKDITIELDADAMAWLAEHGFDPKMGARPMARLIQEKIKRPLAEELLFGELQFGGHVLIGIKNDEISLTFDPRDPREDEAPEPEEITAGK
- a CDS encoding leucyl/phenylalanyl-tRNA--protein transferase, coding for MTSIHWLPENSSPDSFPELREALTDPDGLLAAGGDLSIERLLYAYEHGIFPWYSADQPILWWSPDPRMVLYPDKVHIPKRLKRFLKKHPYELRFDRAFRQVIEACAQPRYPGDGTWIMPEMINAYCELHKNGHAHCLEIWRTDKEQEKLVGGIYGIAIGQVFFGESMFSLEDNASKLAFISLAKHLEHWGYQLLDAQVESDHLRTLGCELIPRDAFSVILDSACPVTMSHDWELIPEILVT
- a CDS encoding adenylate/guanylate cyclase domain-containing protein; its protein translation is MRWLIRTLITIAIFIPFCIHHLSVNGYDFLNTLEQWAQDKRLVLTMPNTREEGIVIVDIDEKSIASLGQWPWSRDILARIVDELFENYDIHVLGFDVQFPERDRHDDLDLLDELEAKIKDPDIVEQLKLDEIRAQRDRDKMFADSIRGRNVVLGFTTSYTDDPDEIIEIGELPPPIIDLQNNPELGILPLIPTNGHIGNYTVLQSASNAGGNFNPLIIDDDGKIRSIAMLSQKGDKVYESLSMAVARKALGINTIGFGHEEFDPSAPLTRENVSSIILGDNVYPVGDKLEMLVPYRGLEGSFAYISAIDVLNNNVDKKILRDKVVLVGSRASGLRDLRVAPVSENFPGVEINANMVSGIILGNIMEKDESGKLMELALIIIIGLLATLLYPRFSVGFSVTFTLLVLVGLLLLNMIVWNENIVLPLVASVLFTILLFLAHMLFGYFVESRGKKQLSKLFGQYVPPELVNEMEQDLSHYSMDTQEAELTVMFADIRGFTPLSEALTPEQVTELLSEFLTIMTEVIHSKRGTIDKYMGDAIMAFWGAPLPNENHAHDALEAAFLMQEKMQQVNNNLTARGLPNISICIGLNTGKVRVGNMGSEFRMAYTAIGDAVNLAARLEALTRNYEVGILLGEATRKELDDSLCLELDIVKVKGKDTAVSIFEPLGNISSVSDEQAKMLEKYTQALQAYRNQDWSTAIRTFHELKSEYPERYLFQLYLERLEGFLETPPAPGWDGVFVYTSK
- the clpS gene encoding ATP-dependent Clp protease adapter ClpS, producing the protein MKSNVIRLNQGNPDNPQIDDGDNGVGVLVAPSKPKTQKPPMYNVVLLNDDYTPMEFVVSILESFFNKDPITSTRIMLEVHTKGKGVCGVYPFDIANTKVNQVNQFSRQNQHPLMCDMEKA